The Rhinoraja longicauda isolate Sanriku21f chromosome 15, sRhiLon1.1, whole genome shotgun sequence genome includes the window ccaaagacgtacaggtttgtaggctaattcgtttgataaaattgtaaattgtccctaaagtgtgtcggatagtttacctcattgaagaccctcagtgttaggatggtgttggtatgtggggattgctggtcggcacgaactcagtgggccaaagggcctgttttcatgcctaAACTctacctaaactaaattaaactaatccaaaTCTAGCATTAAtgaataagtgggataacatcgaaccagTGAGGAAacagaaaaggagacaaagtgcaggagtaactcagcgggtcaggcagcctctctggagaacatggataggtgacatttcgggtcacccatccatgttctccagagatggtactgacccgctgagttactccgacactttgtaTCTTCTCATGGGAGATGTATTCTCCCTTTGTTGATGGAGCTCAATGCTGAAAGGAAAACCTCGTGGACTTTTTTTACAAAATTATTCCGATTCAGTGATACTCGGCTGTAAAAGAAAAGATTGATTTTGCAACTGTTCAGAGGGCAGAAACGCTGAGAATTAAAAGCTTGTTGTCAGAGAGATTTATATCGCTGTGTAACTATTCAATCCAAAGGAACATCAGTGGATCAGagtcaaatttaaaaaaacatggagTAAATAAGGGAAATGCTTCAAATTCCTCAGGATTAATGGTGTTGCCAATAGAGACACTTAACTTCTTGAATGCCAAGCAAAATTAAAGTTATGCCGACATGATTGTCTATAAATATCCAGTGCTCTATACAATATTCAGGAAGACTTCAATATAGTGTACTTTCGCATGTCATGAGGATGTTCCTGATTATTCTGAAGCTGGTGAAGCTTTGATGTAAAATAGTCACTGTTTTCAGACAGCAAAGATAGCAGTCAAAACGTAGTTTCagcctgtcccctgtgatggagacagagatcaagtgtaatttagtttaatttattgtcacgtgtatagtCAAAagcgttttgttgcatgctaaccagtcagcggaaagactagacatgattacattcaagccgtcatctttgtacagacacaggataaaaggaatcacgttcagtgcaagataatgtccattaaagtccgattaaagagagtacgagggtccccaatgagatggatgggaggtcaggactactcctctagttgttgataggatggttcaattgctttataacagctgggaagaaattgtgtctgaatttggaggtgtgcgttttcacacttctgtatctcttgccttataggagagggggaaagaggaccaggatgagactcatccttgattatgctggtggccttgccaaggcaccaTTTGCCCACTTGACATGAAGTTGAAGTTCTGAAAAAGAAAGGAAGCTCACTATTCTGTGAATGACATATGAAATTTAGTCCTGTTATTTTTCCACTAATGTGGGATTCAcacttgaacatagaacatagctcatgaacaagccattcggcccaaatttgccatgttaaactagtcatctcagcctgcacatgatccatattcctgcatttccatgtgcctagctaaaagtctctgaaatgccaccatcatatcaagtcaagtcaagtcaagtcaaatttatttgtcacatacacatactcgatgtgcagtgaaatgaaagtggcaatgcctgcgggttgtgcacaaaaataattacagttacagcatataaataaagttaataagttactaaacatagcacaaaaagtgtcgacaaaaatttagtctctggggttatcaaagttgacagtcctgatggcctgtgggaagaagctctgcCTCTAACACCACCATCCTGCAGGCACCAACCATTCTTGACGTTTGTTCAACTCCTTGAAGTTGAtatttctaatccaggcagtgttctgACAAAACTTATCTGCACCCTCCCcagagccttcacatccttcctgaaatgcGGTGACTAGAAGCCCATACACATGCTGATCCATACACCTGGCGAttggcggaacggtggcgcagcgggagaattgttgccttactgcgccagagacccgggtttgatcctgactaagggtgctgtctgtacggagtttgcacattctccccgtaaccacatgggttttctccgggtgctctggttacctcccacattccaaacacgtacatgtttgtcggttaattggcttctgtaaaataaaaattgtgtgtaggatagtgctagtgtacaggtgattgctggtcggcgtggattcggtggaccTACACTGTTTCCaccctgaatctctaaactaaactaaaagcctcttgaacaccactatcatatcagcctccacTACCAACCAtggtagtgtgttccaggcacccaccaccctctgtgtaaaagacttgcctcGCACAGGATTGAAAGTGCAATGGGATTCGACGCTGCTTGTTTATATTTCACTAAGCGGATGGATCACATGCTTTAGTGTCAGAAAAACAGCACAGCTTTAATTATTTGGCTTCTGCAGCAGTTATAAAAAGAAAATTCATGGTTCAAAGAGAGGTTAAGATTATTTACCAACGCAACTTACCAAAAGGGCACAACGTGTGTTCGGCTAATTGTATCACGCAGGAGGAAACTGTTCAGCCATTGTGCTTTGTTAATAAAGTTAAGGAATTAGACCCCATGACCTTTCTCCACATAAATATTTCCTTTCAGATATTTATCTACatgctatccaaaagcctcttaaacaccactattgaatCTGCCTTCACAATCATCCCTGGTagtatctgaagaagagtctcgacccaaaacgtcatctatcccttttttttacagagatgctgtctgacccgctgatttactccagctttttgtttctatctttggtttaaattagcatctgcagttccttcctacacatccctggtagtgtgttccaggtatccaccaccctctgtgaaaattgacttgtcccgcacatctcctttaaactttgcctctccccccactaaatctatgtcctctcgtatttaacatttccatcctggggaaaaggtactGGCCATCTACTGTAcctatgtctctcatcattttatacacttagtcctggagtcataaagtgtggaaacagggccttccacCCTACACAGAAAtcattagactttactttagactttcgagatactgcgcagaaacaggcctatcgacccaccgagcccgtgttgaccagcaatcatcccgtacactagcactatccgacacactagggacgatttacaattttaccaaaaccaattaacctacaaacctgtacgtctttggagtgtgggagtaagccggagcacccggagaaaacacgtgcagtcacagggagaatgtacaagctttgtatggacagcacccatagtcaggatcgaacacaggtctctagcgctgtaaggcagcaactctacggctgcgccactgtgccgcctcaacACTAATCATTACTAATCCTCTTTTTCTTTATTTGTATTGACATATTCACATTGTATTATCCACTAACTGTAACTTCCACACCCTAAAGCTAAACCCATCCATGCAACACAGCTTTTGAATATCACCTCTGCCTTAAAGGTTTTTATGAGGTTTACCCAGTATTTAATGAGATGCTGTGGGCACAGAATTAGATGCAGATACAAGATTGATGCTCACTGCTTTAACACACTAAATTATAAAATATTGCAGAGTTCTGAGCAATCTTTGATTTGATTCTCCCCGAAGCCAAGAAGAATAATCTTTTATTTAAAGTTCTGAATTCAGTGTAGTAAGAATTTCCCAGCTATTTATTTGTAGGTATACAGACAAAAAGTTATCTGATGATCTTTCAAGTCTACATCTAATATTTTGTAATACAAGAAGGAAGATATGAATTTCTCAGAACCTCTGTTCAGTGACTAGGATTCTAATCATTGCAGGAtgataaaaaaatattaattattcAGTGTATTGTACAGCATATTTGATATCCTGGAGATTTTTCTCGGTCTAGCCTCTCTAATCTtaagactgcttctccatcaaaGATCCATATAATTACCACTGAACTCCAGACATGAAGAATTTTTCTGGAGACGGAAGGGAGAGGGGCGGTTGGCAAAGTGAAGGCACTGTATGCAGGGACTGGATGAGGAAATAAGAAAAAGgaaattcccagctgttatcgggcacctgaatcatcctaccacaaccagagaccaatgctgaactactgtctatcgCTTCGGTCACACTcagtctatccttgatcggactttgctggctttaccatgcaccatcatgtatctacacactgtaaatggctcaattgtaatcatgtactgtctttccgctgactggatagcatggaaacaggcccttcggctcaagttgcctatgccaaccaatatgccccatctgcaGTACCGCCCGCAATAgcctatatccctctgaacctttcctatccatgtacctgtccaaatgtcttgtaagaaaataactgcagatgctggtacaaatctaaggtatttattcacaaaatgctggagtaactcagcaggtcaggcagcatctcaggagagaaggaatgggtgatgtttctggggtcaagacccttcttcagactcttcagtctgaagaagggtctcgacccgaaacgtcacccattccttctctcctgagaagctgcctgacctgctgagttactccagcattttgtgaataaatgtccaaatgtctttttaggtttagggtgagaggaggaagatttaatagaaacttgaggggtaacttttttatactaaggatggtgggtgtacagaatgatctgccagagatagtagttgaggcaggaagtgccgcaatgtttatgaaacatttagacaggtacatggaaagggtaggtttagaagaatgtgggccaaatacaggcaggtgggcctagtgtagatgggacatattcgtcggtgtgggcaagttgggccgatgagcctgcttccacgccgtatgactccatgactctaaatgctgttatagtgccagccacaactacctcctttggcagctccttccacgtacccaccaccctctgtgtgaagaggttgcccgtcaggttcctcttaaatctttcccctctcaccttaaacctatgtcctctggttcttgattccccaactctgggcaaaaggctgTGCATTCACCTCATCTATTGATTGATAGATGATTTATGATTTATTAAATCATGATTTATGATGATTTATTACGCCTCTATAAAATCACAGctcagccttctgtgctccaaggaataaagtcctagcctccccaacctctcccgatagctcaggccctcaaaataGAATTAAGATGAAGATAGATTTAAGATTAGGATGGAAGGATGTGAAGGTGTGTGCCGGTACAGTGGAGGTTGGAGATGGATTTAGAACAAGGTACTGTGGGGATAAAGCCGGAAGCTGCGTTACTCACAGTGTTCCATACATCATGTTTTAGGTCACAATTTGTGTGAATCTATTTAAAGTAACACATTATAATTTGATCCACACAGTCAGAAGGACAGGAGAGGATTACTACTCAGACATTATGAGTGTTTCTAACCTGGAAAGTGGGTCAACAGCTACATGATGAATGATGTCATGCGCGGCTGGGATCGAGTGTGAAGCAGTATATTCTGGGACCTGCTGCCCCATTCCTTCTCACAGGCAATGACATACACCACCCTCGTCTCAGTGCTGTGCCTCTTTGCTGCTTCTGGTGAGACTTGTCAGAGCCTGTTTAACCCACTCTGTGCTGGGTTTAAGGCCATGAGGTTAAAAGCTGGAGTTAACCTTGGTGCACAGTGATCAGCCAGGCAAGAgcgggaaaaagagagaaaatatatatatgggGGAGAGTAGACTTTAGAGAagcaacgtggaaacaagccattcggcccaccgagtctgcgccaaccagcaatcaccccgtacactaccactatactacacactaggaacaatttacaactttattgaagccaattaacccaaataTTTTCTCAGGGGCCtccatagatagagtcataggcaGAGACCTATCCTACCCTGTTTGTTTGTAATTTCTCAGAAAATACAGAAGGTTGGCACTCCTTAATCAGCTATAGGTGGAGCAAGGTAAGAATGCCGGCCATGATGAGTTGTGGTCCTTTCTCAGGATACATCGGTCCAATTATTTTCTCCATGGGCCAATGTcacagagtcctacagcatggaaacaggcccttcggcataacttgcccatgccgatcaacatgccccatcttcactagtcccacctgcctgtgtttgacccttatcactctaaacctatcctatccattgcctgtccaagtgtcttgacTCCTAGAAAAACTTAGGCGGCAGAGTATTATAAGAAGTCTGGAAGAAGATGATGGAttacagtaggttaattggctgggtaaatgtaaaaattgtccctagtgggtgtaggatagtgttaatgtacggggatcgctgggcggcacggacttggtgggccgaaaaggcctgtttccggctgtatatatatgatatgatgatatgataaagataGGTCAATAAGGTTGTGTCGgagagaaatgcagatgctggtttaaactgaagataggcacaaaatgctggagtaactcaatgggtcagccagtgtctctggagaacaggaataggtgacgttttgggtcgagacccttcttcagacaataagaGTGTTATGTTAAAGACAGAGGTGGACATGCAGGGAGTGTCTCATTATTCCCATTACCCCATGGAGACGGCTTTGGGATTTTCACCAGTTTGGGATTGTTATTGCAATGAAATAAGCAGGACCATGCATGATTGACAGGAATTGAAATAGGTTGAGACAGGGAATACTTGGATACAAAAATAGCACTGCCTTGCCTGTTCAATGGAAAACATCCAGTGTGCCTTTGAAACTGTGCAGCTGTATCCCATTGTCAGTGGTCCATGTACTTGCAATTCATCAATAGATGTCTTCTGCTTGAAGGGCAGAGCATCAGTCTACCTGTGTGAGCAGTGCCATTCCTCAGACAGAATCATTAGCATTGTGAAAGACTTGACAGGgcaggagacagagagagagacagagagagagagagagagacagagagagagagagagagacagagagagagagagagagacagagagagagagagacagagagagagacagagagagagacagagagacagacaggcaggcagagagagagacagagagagacagagagacagacaggcagacagacaggcagacagacaggcagagagagaggcagagagagagacagagagagacagagacaaagagaaagaaagaaaaaggccAGTTGACTGTTGTCAGCACCAATTCCTGCCTGTGTGGATGCCCCTCACAAACATGTCTGGCTGAGGGTTGGAGGGGGAAAGGTCAGAGGGGCGGATGTGACGACGCCTGCTCTTCCGCCGGGTTGCCGGGGCTCGCTGCGTCTCGTCGCCTGTTCAGGGGCGGCCGCCAGGAAACCGACAACATGAaggtgatggtccgggctgtgcTGCTCATGCTCCTGCTCCTGTCCACTCCTTTTATGGCGGCCTTGGAGCCCATCAGTATGGCCACCGCTCTGACCGGCCTCTTCACCACCTTCCCCAAGCTGTACTGTACGTTCCAGGAGTGTTGTGAGGACGAGTGGGTGAAACTCAACCTGACAGGTTTGAAGATGGACTTGGATAACAAACTATTTGGACAACATATTGCCAAGCAAGTTGTTTTGAAGGCTGTCAATGGTTTCTTCACAAATCCAAACCCCAAAAAACCTCTAACTTTGTCTCTACACGGCTGGACTGGGACAGGCAAAACCCTACTTAGTAAAATAATAGCTGAGAACATTTACGCTAATGGAATGCGGAATGCATATGTTCATCAGATTATCGCCACTTTGCACTTCCCTGACTCTGAATATCTCAACCACCATAAGgagcagctgcagaaatggaTCCGTGGTAATGTGTCCATGTGTGACAGGTCCATGTTCATTTTTGATGGCATGGACAAGATACAAGCAGGCCTTATTGATGCCATTAAGCCTTATTTGGAGTACCATGATAACATTGATGGAGTGGTGTACCGGAAGGCAATTTTCATTTTTCTGAGCAATGCAGGTGGAGAGAGGATTAATGAGATTGCACTGGACTTTTGGAATAGAGGAAGCAAAAGGGAGGAAATTCAATTGAAAGATCTTGACAGTAAACTGTCTATTGGAGTCTACAATAACAAAAACAGTGGGTTCTGGCACACCAGCCTCATTGATAGAAACGTGATTGACTACTTCGTCCCTTTACTTCCTCTGGAATATAAACATGTCAAGTTGTGTGTCAAAAAAGAACTGGTAGCCAGGGGTCATCAGGAGGATGAGGAAATTATTACTGCTATAGCTAATGAAATAACATACTTTCCAGAAAATGAAAATATCTATTCAGACAAAGGCTGCAGAATGGTAGCCACCAAGGTGGATTATTACGTGTAGAatatgtgtttttttttattgtatATGTTGCTTTTTGACACTGGAcacttttttaattaaaaaaataaaattgatggggtcaaaaaaaaagggaaaaaaagaagaaaaaaaaagagagagagagagagagcaagagagggcgagagagagagagagagattgtctctgtgtatgtatctatatatatatatatatttatatatacacacacacacacacatatatatatatatatatatacactatatatataaatgtgtatatatatacatacacagaacaatgaaattcttacctgcagcagcacaacatatgtaaacatagtactctgtaaacaatataacaaacaaaaaaaggttcTGTATATTACATGTACAgtatatgcatatatacacatacacacacatatgtatatatatatatatacatatgaatGGGTATGTGCGTATATATATCTTTTTTTCTGAAGAACTTTCATATTCCTGAAGAAGCCATCCCTGAAGAAGCCAACATCTCTTATACTAAAACCAAGACAAAATTCTGAACATAAGCAGAAATGGCGAGATCAAGTCAAGGAAAGCTGAGTTAACGTTTCAAATTTAGTttggtgtgtggagtttgcacgttctccctgtgaccatgtacatTCTCTCACAATCCTCTCTCTATtcactcccttcctcctcctAAATCTgtctctcacctctccctcctgctttctcccatccTTCCCTCTGTCCCTTCCTTACctctactccctctatggcacaatgatgcagcggtagatttgctgcctcacagcactagagacttgcgtccaatcctgactacgggtgctgtctgtgtggagtttgtacgttctccctgcggccgtgtgggttttctccaggtgctccggtttcctcccacatcccaaagatatgcgggtttgtaggttaattggccctctgtaaattgcccctagtgtgtagggaatgggataacatcgaactagtgtgaacgggtgatcaatgattggcatttaatcggtgggctgaaaagcctgtcttcaagctgtatcaccaaactaaactaaactaaagtgatgaCCGTGCTTTAGCAGACGAGCTGAAATGTTAACACTCACTCTTGCTTTCCTTCCACAGTGGTTCTCTGACCCACAGTTGCAtttgcaatattttctgttttcatttcaataACATCACTCTGATCGACTGATCACGTACCAACATCGATTGGAGAAGAGTGTCCTTTTGGTTCACATAAATAGTGCATGTGCCAGTGAAGCCTGCAAAGCAACAATATGTGTGCAGTACAATTCCCTGGCCCCATGGGAAGTTTATGTGATTTATGAAAATATTTCACTCTATAACACCGATGCTGATAACTAGTTGGACAGAGAAGTAATGGATTTTCTGGCCTGGCtggcctctcccccccttctccccccccttccccctccccccatcccccctcccctctcccccatcccctcctccctcccctctcccccctcccctctcccccctcccctctccctctcccctcggcCTTTGCTGTCGTTGCCTTGCCTGGATTTGTAGCCAGCAAACAGGTCGCCAGCATTTCATGGAATTAAAGGATCTCACTGAatgaaaggaggccatttggcccgtcacgATTATGCCGACACCACAGATGCTGGGATATTGCGtagcacacaaaatgctgcaataactcagcgggtcaggcagcatctctggaggacatggaatagtgatgttttggttcagaaCTCTTTTTtggcctgatttgttctggccttttctcacctccagtttattttccatccTCTATCTTTCTCGTGGCCCTCAAGCCCCGGTGCCACCACAACCCcagagaagggtccagacccgaaggtTCAcctattgtaagatttgagaagttttccctcattctgcaagcaacaccaaaccaaagagctgcagtttggacattttaaacgggagactggggctgatagcggagaaaggctgcggtcagtttaccaagggatgtcacaatccatgggtcctaagatggccgcgggacctcgtgaccagccacaaaagcaaaaaccttacagcccagtctctaggtttctgcaaagccacggccagaacaatggatggatattggccatgcagaaacctgcgaaaccaggtcgaagtccagacactggggcgctgacatcagcatactcgcaatgccccaagccgacctacacagttaatctcgttaaagGGGCACAAtaagcccatagaaaactacctggtaggtgatgggaaaccagttaaacccatcacctcgcaacgaaaaaccaattaacataccgtctggccatccccggtacccccggacataacgcaggacaaagggaaagctcaatacatatcttttaaacaaagagatcccgagatctggcgggagataggacgggccagaattagtataactggccacgattttgggGTTTGAAACTCATGCAAGAAAAACTGCAAGGagcgcaagccaggaggaagacgaaaaggacaggcaagaaagacacgctcgcagcagggacagcaacgctcgcaacgactggccaggaacgctcgcagcagggacagcaacgctcgcaacgactggctaggaacgcaagaaacggaaggaagaaactcacgggacaagcacgaccctcacggaaagcagcggagaagcagcacgaacagccagtaaccccagtaatagccccatggtgagcatgtaccccgatcctgcacatcctggacatagttttagtgtagaggggagggtggtttgaataaatgtGGGTgtataaatgaatatgtgttggtcaagtttgcgatgtgtcgtacgttccccatcttacagtcaagaatatgtctaatagaactgtgtcttaagtattcgtgtagttatgcatatgtcttttagaactgtgtctaagtattcgtgtagttatgcatatgtctgatagaaatgtgtaaaagcattcatgtaccatagtcccaagcgctcaataaaagccttttccatttaaaccctggtcttcaaatctggtctggttgagtttttttctgcactatcaacgctcctgcatctaagtccagtgtctagaaccgtagggggtgagtgggtcgaaccactcacggggaaccagtgtgcgcggtctggtcaagggatcagagcaaggcacagggaccttaggtcgggcgaaagctcggcgcagaaaccacctatcctttttttccagagatgctgcctgacccgctgggttactgcagcattttgtgtctatctttggtttcaaccaacattagcagttctttgtttccccaacccccccccccccccttcattttccctcctctctacactcaTCTCTCAGTCCCAAGTCCTCTATTTCTCTTTCATTGTCCATCTTTCCACCCCCTGACCCCTACAACTCCAATCCAGGACAACAGGACTTTATGGCAAAGTTAAGACCCTTATAATTTTGAATTTACAATCgccgagtcatacagcacagaaacaggcccttctgcctaacttgcccatgccaactaagatgcttcaattgcactagttccatctggctgtgtttggcccatattcttccaaaCATTTCATTCTGCTCTGTATGTACTGGTTCCTTTtccttttgttcaatatgaagtatttcaGAATGATCTTCTTGCACCTGTGGTTCGACAGGTTCTATAGTCGTTGCCAAACTGCTTTTGGCTATTTgcggcttttctcttgccttagcaaaggtagggcctttgacagttcctcctttcaaataagagttcatcaCTGCTGCCGAGCTGTATCTTGATTTCCTAGCCTtaagtacattgagtcttgtcttggctgctgccattgcagcatctagttccaatcgTTCCTTCCATCTTCTCAGCTGTTCTTTCTGGCTCTCCCATTcgagctccatttccaattgtcttctcttctgctTAATTGACAATTCTCTGTTTTTCAATTGTTCACCTCGTTTCTTCTGTTCTTCCATTCTTCTCagttcttgtgcctcaatctcatgcctgtcttgcatgaaggcagcctgttctgcgagaacaatgcctttaaatctggtgacacttcagcatacagtgttgccagatcacacctaagcaaaggtattaaaagggccaaagacacccataggcaacgggtggaagatcacttcaacaccacggacaccagaagcatgtggcagggtgtcagggacatcactggctacaagagcagccctgcctgcccccacagcgatatggcattgaccaacgagcttaacaccttctttgcccgctttgaaactggcaaaaccaccttgagtgaaagaaccccagccgaggcggtgggacaggtcttgcaactgagcacacaggaggtacaacgcgctctgcaaagggtcaacccacgcaaggctgcaggaccggatggtgttcaaggaagggtactgaaggactgtgctgaacagctggctgaggtattcaccaagatctttaacctgtcattatctctggctacggtccccaagtgcctgaagtcggctatcatagttccggtgccgaaaaaagcaaagatctccaacctgaacgactaccgcccggttgccctaacgccgattgtcatgaagtgctttgagaggctagtcctctcacacatcaaatccagcatccctgactcactggacccacatcaatttgcatacagggcaaatagatct containing:
- the LOC144600530 gene encoding torsin-1A-like yields the protein MKVMVRAVLLMLLLLSTPFMAALEPISMATALTGLFTTFPKLYCTFQECCEDEWVKLNLTGLKMDLDNKLFGQHIAKQVVLKAVNGFFTNPNPKKPLTLSLHGWTGTGKTLLSKIIAENIYANGMRNAYVHQIIATLHFPDSEYLNHHKEQLQKWIRGNVSMCDRSMFIFDGMDKIQAGLIDAIKPYLEYHDNIDGVVYRKAIFIFLSNAGGERINEIALDFWNRGSKREEIQLKDLDSKLSIGVYNNKNSGFWHTSLIDRNVIDYFVPLLPLEYKHVKLCVKKELVARGHQEDEEIITAIANEITYFPENENIYSDKGCRMVATKWFSDPQLHLQYFLFSFQ